A genomic segment from Desulfonatronum lacustre DSM 10312 encodes:
- the mutS gene encoding DNA mismatch repair protein MutS — protein sequence MSDPSPPKLTPMLEQYLGIKAAHPDALLFFRMGDFYELFFEDAETAARELQITLTSRNPNAENPVPMCGVPYHACESYLTQLLNKGLKVAICDQVEDPKEAKGLVKRAVTRVLTPGTLVEDAGLEAKEHHFLAALFWDAQADFGGLAWVDVSTGACRGIRVRGQMPLWSWVAKLQPRELLLPDHLRPPVQAGDVSTRITPLPVRGFFEFGQAKERVLRTQGVADPHVLDLENKPQLIQAFGALLAYLKQTQKHDPNHLQSFQVIQPGDFLLLDEVTLRNLEIFRRLDGGRGPGTLRHVLDQTLTPMGGRLLESRLHYPWKEPEPILQNQAVVAALLESDASRSELAQRLSTTTDLERIATRISMNRTSPRDFAALRQGVARLPGLREALNTLTQTGQNSDVPGNGSSVVSPSDHGPGNFDDMPPQLLQDVLRTWDDLDDLADLLQRALVDSPPLLITDGGIFRPGYDPDLDVLLDLAEHGQDTLREMLAGEQELTGQPKLKMGYNRVFGYYFELPRSQTKELPERFQRRQSLVSSERFVTEELKELEDRLLGASDRRKVLEHKLFQELRDKVDGFRPRVMRMAETVARLDVWLALAEAARKWSWSRPAVATDLNISIIGGRHPGIEACQGSADYIPNDVHLDDQRRVLIITGPNMGGKSTVLRQTALICILTQIGSFVPAARASIGLTDRIFTRVGASDNLSLGQSTFMVEMIETARILRQATQRSLVILDEIGRGTSTYDGLALAWAVVEELSGQGVKQSRGPVRTLFATHYHELTSLEGRLPGVRNYNIAVKEWKGDIIFLRRLVPGPSDRSYGIEVAKLAGLPRGVVARAKEILEELDAAKQPRKLHQSSKPTRQQLLRDPLPGLGITPPSRENPEETEILNRLRDLDPTHLSPMQALTLLQQWKERLEGDVGI from the coding sequence ATGAGTGATCCAAGTCCGCCCAAGCTGACGCCCATGCTGGAGCAGTACCTGGGCATCAAGGCCGCCCATCCGGACGCCCTGCTGTTTTTCCGCATGGGGGACTTCTACGAGCTGTTCTTCGAGGACGCCGAAACGGCGGCCCGGGAACTGCAGATCACCCTGACCAGCCGCAACCCCAACGCCGAAAACCCCGTTCCCATGTGCGGGGTGCCCTATCACGCCTGCGAATCCTACCTGACCCAACTCCTGAACAAGGGGCTCAAGGTGGCCATCTGCGATCAGGTGGAAGACCCCAAAGAGGCCAAGGGACTGGTCAAACGGGCCGTGACCAGAGTCCTGACCCCGGGCACCCTGGTGGAGGACGCCGGCCTTGAGGCCAAGGAGCACCATTTTCTGGCCGCGCTGTTCTGGGACGCCCAGGCGGACTTCGGCGGACTGGCCTGGGTGGACGTGTCCACCGGGGCGTGCCGGGGCATCCGGGTTCGCGGCCAGATGCCGCTGTGGTCCTGGGTGGCCAAGCTCCAGCCACGGGAACTGTTGCTGCCCGACCATCTCCGCCCCCCGGTCCAGGCCGGGGATGTTTCCACCCGGATCACCCCGCTGCCCGTGCGGGGCTTCTTCGAATTCGGTCAGGCCAAGGAACGGGTTCTGCGGACCCAGGGCGTGGCCGATCCGCACGTCCTGGACCTGGAGAACAAGCCGCAGCTCATCCAGGCCTTCGGGGCCCTGCTGGCCTATCTGAAGCAGACCCAGAAACACGATCCGAACCACCTCCAGTCGTTTCAAGTCATCCAACCCGGCGATTTTCTGCTCCTGGACGAAGTCACCCTGCGCAACCTGGAAATTTTTCGCCGCCTAGACGGCGGACGCGGACCGGGCACCCTGCGCCACGTCCTGGACCAGACCCTGACGCCCATGGGCGGCCGCCTATTGGAATCCCGACTCCACTACCCCTGGAAGGAGCCGGAGCCGATCCTCCAAAACCAGGCCGTCGTCGCAGCACTGTTGGAAAGCGACGCATCCCGCTCCGAACTCGCCCAGCGACTGTCCACCACAACGGACCTGGAACGCATCGCCACCCGGATTTCCATGAACCGGACCTCGCCCCGGGATTTCGCGGCCCTGCGTCAAGGCGTCGCCCGGCTGCCCGGGCTCCGGGAAGCCTTGAACACTCTGACCCAGACTGGTCAAAATTCCGACGTGCCGGGAAACGGATCCTCGGTGGTTTCACCTTCCGACCATGGACCGGGCAACTTCGACGACATGCCCCCGCAACTGCTCCAGGACGTTTTGCGGACATGGGACGATCTTGACGACCTGGCGGACCTGCTCCAGCGGGCTCTGGTAGACTCTCCGCCCCTGCTGATCACGGACGGCGGCATTTTTCGCCCCGGATACGACCCGGATCTGGACGTTCTGCTGGACCTGGCGGAGCACGGACAGGATACCTTGCGGGAGATGCTGGCCGGGGAACAGGAGCTGACCGGCCAGCCGAAGTTGAAGATGGGCTACAACCGGGTTTTCGGCTATTATTTCGAGCTGCCCAGGTCCCAGACCAAGGAATTACCCGAACGTTTCCAGCGGCGGCAGTCCCTGGTTTCCAGTGAGCGCTTCGTGACCGAAGAGCTGAAAGAGCTGGAGGATCGCTTGCTGGGTGCCTCGGATCGGCGCAAGGTTCTGGAGCACAAACTGTTTCAGGAACTGCGGGACAAGGTAGACGGATTCCGGCCACGGGTCATGCGCATGGCCGAGACCGTGGCCCGCCTGGACGTCTGGTTGGCCTTGGCCGAAGCGGCCAGGAAATGGTCCTGGTCCCGCCCCGCCGTGGCCACGGACCTGAACATCTCCATCATCGGCGGCCGTCATCCGGGCATCGAGGCCTGCCAGGGCAGCGCGGACTACATTCCCAACGATGTGCACCTGGACGACCAGCGGAGGGTGCTGATCATCACCGGTCCGAACATGGGCGGCAAGTCCACGGTGCTCCGCCAGACCGCGCTGATCTGCATCCTGACCCAGATCGGCTCCTTCGTCCCGGCCGCCCGGGCGTCCATCGGCCTCACGGATCGGATCTTCACCCGTGTGGGGGCCTCGGACAACTTGAGTCTTGGGCAAAGCACCTTTATGGTGGAGATGATTGAGACGGCTCGCATCCTGCGTCAGGCCACCCAACGCAGTCTGGTCATCCTGGACGAAATCGGCCGGGGGACCAGCACCTACGACGGCCTGGCCCTGGCCTGGGCCGTGGTGGAGGAACTCTCCGGCCAGGGGGTGAAACAATCCAGAGGGCCCGTGCGGACCCTGTTCGCCACCCATTACCACGAACTGACCTCCCTGGAAGGCCGGTTGCCCGGTGTGCGCAACTACAACATCGCGGTCAAGGAGTGGAAAGGCGACATCATTTTTTTACGCCGACTGGTCCCAGGCCCTTCGGACCGCAGCTACGGTATTGAGGTGGCCAAGCTGGCCGGCCTGCCGCGCGGGGTCGTGGCCAGGGCCAAGGAGATTCTGGAGGAACTGGACGCCGCGAAGCAACCTCGAAAGCTCCACCAGTCATCCAAACCGACGCGACAACAACTGCTCCGCGATCCCTTGCCCGGCTTGGGAATCACGCCACCCTCCCGCGAGAATCCGGAAGAAACCGAAATTTTGAACCGATTACGCGACCTGGACCCGACGCACCTCAGCCCCATGCAGGCGTTGACCCTGCTCCAGCAATGGAAGGAACGCCTGGAAGGCGACGTTGGAATCTGA
- the lysA gene encoding diaminopimelate decarboxylase has translation MHHFTYRNGELYAEDVAVRDLAAQYGTPLYVYSTATFKRHFQAFDSAFADLPHMTCYSVKANSNLCVLRLLSELGAGMDIVSGGELFRALSAGVPARKIVYSGVGKRAEEIREALLADILMFNVESMDELRRINDIALELGKVARISLRINPDVDPKTHPYISTGMKNNKFGLDIKQSLEGYELALKLPGIEPVGIDCHIGSQLTSIEPFLEALHRIKDFSQKLKKMGVDVRFLDLGGGLGITYDQEEPPHPKEFGQVLVRELQDMDVTLILEPGRVIAGNTGILVTEVVYTKSTETKHFVIVDAAMNDLVRPSLYQSHHSIAEVTPQRRPARNVDVVGPICESGDFLARDRDLPEVRSGELLAIFSAGAYGFTMSSQYNSRPRAAEILVDGSQTMLARKRETYSDLIALERQCLKE, from the coding sequence ATGCATCACTTTACATATCGCAATGGAGAACTGTACGCCGAGGATGTGGCGGTCCGGGATTTGGCCGCTCAGTACGGCACCCCGCTGTACGTCTATTCCACGGCCACCTTCAAGCGCCACTTCCAGGCCTTTGACTCCGCCTTCGCCGATTTGCCGCACATGACGTGCTATTCGGTCAAGGCCAATTCCAACCTCTGCGTACTGCGCCTGCTCAGCGAACTGGGCGCGGGCATGGACATCGTTTCCGGGGGCGAACTGTTCCGGGCCCTTTCCGCCGGGGTCCCGGCCCGCAAAATCGTCTATTCCGGAGTGGGCAAACGAGCCGAGGAAATCCGGGAAGCCCTGCTGGCCGACATTCTGATGTTCAACGTGGAGTCCATGGACGAGCTGCGGCGGATCAACGATATCGCCCTGGAACTGGGCAAGGTCGCCCGGATCAGCCTGCGCATCAATCCGGACGTGGACCCCAAGACCCATCCTTACATTTCCACGGGGATGAAAAACAACAAGTTCGGCCTGGACATCAAGCAATCCCTGGAAGGCTATGAACTGGCCCTGAAGCTTCCAGGCATCGAGCCCGTGGGCATCGACTGCCACATCGGCTCTCAACTCACCTCCATCGAACCGTTCCTGGAAGCCCTGCACCGGATCAAAGACTTCAGCCAAAAGTTGAAAAAAATGGGCGTGGATGTTCGCTTTCTGGACCTGGGAGGCGGCCTGGGCATCACCTACGACCAGGAAGAGCCTCCGCATCCCAAGGAGTTCGGCCAAGTCCTGGTCCGGGAACTTCAGGACATGGACGTCACCTTGATCCTCGAACCGGGGCGGGTCATCGCCGGCAACACGGGCATTCTGGTCACGGAAGTCGTGTACACCAAGTCCACGGAAACCAAGCATTTCGTGATCGTCGACGCCGCCATGAACGATCTGGTTCGGCCATCCTTGTACCAGTCCCATCACTCCATCGCCGAAGTGACGCCCCAACGTCGGCCGGCACGGAACGTGGACGTGGTCGGGCCCATCTGCGAGTCAGGCGACTTCCTGGCCCGGGACCGGGATCTGCCCGAGGTCCGCTCCGGAGAACTGCTGGCGATTTTTTCCGCCGGTGCTTACGGCTTCACCATGTCCTCCCAGTACAATTCCCGCCCCCGGGCCGCGGAAATTCTGGTGGACGGCTCCCAGACAATGCTGGCCCGCAAACGCGAAACCTACAGCGACCTGATTGCCCTGGAGCGTCAATGTCTCAAGGAATGA
- a CDS encoding ATP-binding protein, translating to MSQGMNTLFERLPSVPVPMDRLRGFQSQLGIDQEDFVRMDHLSDAFLPEKERFAQRVFDHFHGIPATRVVLDHGPSHERMIRIWSHWYESFFQNRNQDAFLVAQWRSGLNHVAAGIDHRYISLGYAMARKFIHETAFAKLDPEPCSAAIDLMDRLLDLCLLVETDAFITSLTKCDMEIIRGIAHQVRNPLMVIGGNVLRLRKQLPADDPRHEVYETMLLEANRLERMVRNVNTYNEVFQREPRPNTCDLDSAIKAALAELLPQERVRIEIRLDPHHPNVLADPEDLRVILYHLIQNSLENAADASTPEVRISSAPSETNGDFLDLHIFNNGPTPDPDSLESLFTPFYSTKALGTGFGLPIARLAVRKNHGHLTLRSQPEEGTTCLVTLPM from the coding sequence ATGTCTCAAGGAATGAACACCCTCTTCGAGCGGTTGCCGTCCGTGCCGGTCCCCATGGACCGGCTGCGCGGCTTTCAAAGCCAATTGGGCATCGATCAGGAGGACTTCGTCCGGATGGATCACCTTTCGGACGCGTTCTTGCCGGAAAAGGAGCGATTCGCCCAGCGGGTCTTCGATCATTTTCACGGCATCCCGGCGACTCGCGTCGTCCTGGACCACGGCCCGTCACATGAACGGATGATCCGGATCTGGTCCCATTGGTACGAATCCTTTTTCCAGAACCGCAACCAAGACGCTTTTTTGGTCGCCCAGTGGCGCAGCGGCTTGAACCACGTGGCCGCGGGCATCGACCATCGCTACATCAGCCTGGGCTACGCCATGGCCCGCAAATTCATCCATGAAACGGCCTTTGCCAAGCTGGACCCGGAACCCTGCTCAGCGGCCATCGACCTGATGGATCGCCTTCTGGATCTCTGCCTGCTGGTGGAGACGGACGCCTTTATCACTTCCCTGACCAAGTGCGATATGGAGATCATTCGCGGCATCGCCCATCAGGTCCGCAATCCCTTGATGGTCATCGGCGGCAACGTCCTGCGTCTGCGCAAACAGCTTCCCGCGGACGACCCCAGGCACGAAGTGTACGAGACCATGCTGCTGGAGGCCAACCGCCTGGAGCGGATGGTTCGCAATGTGAACACCTACAACGAGGTCTTCCAACGCGAGCCCCGGCCCAACACCTGCGACCTGGACTCCGCGATCAAGGCCGCCCTGGCGGAACTGCTCCCCCAGGAGAGGGTTCGTATTGAAATCCGGCTGGACCCGCACCACCCCAACGTACTGGCGGATCCGGAAGACCTGCGGGTCATTCTGTATCACCTGATTCAAAACAGCCTGGAAAACGCGGCGGACGCCTCCACCCCCGAGGTCCGGATCAGCTCCGCCCCAAGCGAGACCAACGGCGACTTTCTGGATCTCCACATCTTCAACAACGGCCCGACCCCGGATCCGGACAGCCTGGAGAGCCTGTTCACGCCCTTTTACTCCACCAAGGCCCTGGGCACCGGCTTCGGTCTGCCCATCGCCAGGCTGGCCGTACGTAAGAATCACGGCCACCTGACCTTACGGTCCCAACCTGAGGAAGGCACGACTTGTCTGGTCACCTTACCGATGTGA
- a CDS encoding YbgA family protein, with amino-acid sequence MEKPLRLGISSCLLGNNVRYDGGHKLDRFLRDTLGKYVEFVPVCPEVECGMPVPREAMRLVGNIENPRLRAIRSGEDLTDQMLAWTTEKNKWLAGQDLCGFIFKSKSPSSGLQGVKVYSEQGMPQQKGVGIFAKTFITRFPDIPVEDDGRLNDPGLRENFIERIFVARRWQDVVVAKPALGPLVAFQAHHKYLILAHSPKHYTALGRLVAQASEMDRDQVFAEYGRLLSEALRIRTTKAKLFNVLEKSMGHFKKQITAWEKQELLDVFRRFKEGQIPLIVPITLLNHYIRKYDEPYLTTQFFFHPHPLELKLRNHA; translated from the coding sequence ATGGAAAAACCATTACGTCTGGGCATCAGCTCATGCTTGCTGGGCAACAACGTCCGCTATGACGGCGGACACAAGCTGGATCGATTCCTGCGGGACACCCTGGGCAAGTACGTGGAATTCGTGCCGGTCTGTCCCGAGGTGGAGTGCGGCATGCCCGTGCCCCGGGAGGCCATGCGGCTGGTGGGGAACATCGAGAATCCGCGATTGCGGGCCATTCGCTCCGGCGAAGACCTTACGGACCAAATGCTGGCCTGGACTACGGAGAAGAATAAATGGCTGGCCGGACAGGACCTTTGCGGGTTCATCTTCAAAAGCAAATCGCCATCCAGCGGCCTGCAAGGCGTGAAGGTCTACTCCGAACAAGGCATGCCCCAGCAAAAAGGGGTGGGTATTTTCGCCAAGACGTTCATCACCCGTTTTCCGGACATTCCGGTGGAGGACGATGGACGCTTGAACGATCCGGGCCTTCGGGAAAACTTCATCGAACGGATCTTCGTGGCCCGTCGCTGGCAAGACGTAGTCGTGGCCAAACCCGCTCTGGGCCCGCTGGTTGCCTTTCAAGCACACCACAAGTATCTTATTTTAGCCCACAGCCCGAAACATTACACAGCCTTGGGCCGCTTGGTGGCCCAGGCCTCGGAAATGGATCGGGACCAGGTCTTCGCCGAGTATGGTCGCCTGCTGTCCGAGGCCCTGCGAATACGCACCACCAAGGCCAAATTGTTCAACGTGCTGGAAAAGAGCATGGGCCATTTCAAAAAGCAGATTACGGCCTGGGAAAAGCAGGAACTGCTGGACGTCTTCCGACGCTTCAAGGAAGGCCAAATCCCGCTGATCGTCCCGATAACCTTGCTCAACCACTACATCCGCAAGTATGATGAACCGTATCTCACAACACAGTTCTTCTTCCATCCGCACCCTTTGGAACTCAAACTGCGCAACCACGCCTAG
- a CDS encoding AI-2E family transporter yields the protein MRLIRDWFQRHFNDPQVVILVGMLIVVFAGIYFLGRMVVPFLTGLVMAYLLEGLVRFLTNWRVPRLLAVLIVFFGFLTGSFIALFWLLPMLTKQIAQLVQQIPGLITHTQALLLQLPERYPKFISDEQVVQFTTALRTELFTFGQKLLTFSVASVTGLITIIVYLIIVPMLIFFFLKDKEKIVSWLRGFLPKERNLAKQVWLEVDNQIGNYIRGKFWEILIVWGATYATFLWLGMQYAMLLGLVVGLSVLIPYIGAAVVTLPVAIVAYAQWGFGDELLYVLIAYAVIQAIDGNLLAPLLFSEVVDIHPVAIILAILVFGGLWGFWGIFFAIPLATVVQAVLRAWPRSMAPPPEASEPGTQSTE from the coding sequence ATGCGCCTGATCCGGGACTGGTTCCAACGACATTTCAACGACCCCCAGGTCGTGATCCTGGTGGGCATGCTGATCGTGGTGTTCGCCGGGATCTACTTCCTAGGGCGGATGGTTGTACCCTTTCTGACCGGGCTGGTCATGGCCTATCTGTTGGAAGGATTAGTGCGGTTTCTAACCAACTGGCGAGTTCCTCGACTCCTGGCCGTGCTGATCGTCTTTTTCGGGTTCTTGACCGGATCGTTCATCGCCTTGTTCTGGCTGCTGCCCATGCTCACCAAGCAGATCGCCCAACTGGTTCAGCAGATCCCCGGCCTGATCACCCACACCCAAGCCCTGCTGCTCCAGCTCCCGGAGCGCTACCCCAAGTTCATCAGCGACGAACAGGTGGTCCAGTTCACCACGGCGCTGCGCACCGAACTGTTCACCTTCGGCCAAAAGCTGCTGACCTTTTCCGTGGCCTCGGTCACGGGGTTGATTACCATCATCGTGTACTTGATCATCGTGCCCATGCTGATCTTCTTTTTCCTCAAAGATAAAGAGAAAATAGTGAGCTGGCTGCGAGGCTTCCTGCCCAAGGAGCGGAACTTGGCTAAGCAGGTTTGGCTGGAAGTGGACAACCAGATCGGTAACTATATTCGGGGGAAGTTTTGGGAAATCCTGATCGTCTGGGGCGCTACCTACGCAACCTTTCTCTGGCTCGGCATGCAGTACGCCATGCTGCTCGGGCTGGTGGTCGGCCTGTCGGTGCTGATTCCCTACATCGGAGCCGCCGTGGTCACCCTGCCCGTGGCCATTGTGGCCTATGCCCAATGGGGGTTCGGGGACGAATTGTTGTACGTGCTCATTGCCTACGCCGTGATCCAAGCCATCGACGGCAACCTCCTCGCCCCCCTGCTCTTTTCCGAAGTGGTGGACATCCACCCCGTGGCCATCATCCTGGCCATCCTGGTCTTCGGCGGACTCTGGGGCTTCTGGGGCATTTTCTTCGCCATTCCCCTGGCCACAGTGGTCCAGGCCGTACTCCGCGCCTGGCCCAGATCCATGGCTCCGCCTCCGGAGGCATCAGAACCCGGCACGCAGTCCACAGAATAA
- a CDS encoding ElyC/SanA/YdcF family protein translates to MNPEPSPMILLKKIIGQFCMPLSVAGFLLVAGLALLWFGKGRKPAGLLLLLGTMVAVGFASSPVADRLLTPLERRYEPVTDVRGLADVRFVVVLGGGHRSDPRLPATMQLSDASLARLVEGIRLHRQLPESVLVFTGGAVFDAFSHAQVMAEAAGELGELEPRILLDQPRDTAEEMLALREVIAADELFLLVTSASHMPRSVTLAKAAGLAPIPAPTDFLVKQSLEKERHPGDYFPSAAALRRSERAVYEYLGMVWAQVREVPRLRRTVAETKDG, encoded by the coding sequence TTGAATCCTGAACCATCTCCAATGATCCTGTTGAAAAAAATCATCGGCCAGTTTTGCATGCCCCTGAGCGTGGCTGGATTTCTGTTGGTTGCCGGGTTGGCGCTGCTGTGGTTCGGGAAAGGCCGGAAGCCAGCCGGGTTGTTGCTGCTATTGGGGACGATGGTTGCGGTGGGCTTTGCCTCGTCTCCGGTGGCGGATCGCCTTCTGACTCCGTTGGAGCGTCGTTACGAACCCGTGACGGATGTTCGGGGTTTGGCGGACGTCAGGTTTGTCGTCGTGCTGGGCGGAGGGCATCGTTCCGATCCTCGCTTGCCCGCGACAATGCAATTGTCCGACGCCTCGCTTGCCCGACTCGTCGAAGGAATCCGGCTGCATCGACAGCTTCCGGAGAGCGTTTTGGTTTTTACTGGAGGAGCGGTTTTCGATGCGTTTTCCCATGCTCAGGTCATGGCTGAGGCCGCTGGAGAGCTGGGAGAGTTGGAGCCGAGGATTCTACTGGACCAACCCAGGGATACGGCGGAGGAGATGCTGGCGTTGCGGGAGGTGATCGCGGCGGATGAGCTTTTTTTGCTGGTGACCTCGGCATCGCACATGCCGAGGTCCGTGACCCTGGCCAAGGCCGCCGGACTGGCTCCGATCCCGGCTCCGACGGATTTTCTGGTCAAGCAGTCCTTGGAGAAGGAGCGCCATCCTGGTGATTATTTCCCGTCCGCCGCCGCGTTACGTCGCAGCGAACGTGCCGTCTACGAGTACCTGGGGATGGTCTGGGCCCAAGTCCGGGAGGTTCCTCGGTTGCGTCGCACTGTAGCGGAGACGAAGGACGGTTAA
- a CDS encoding 4Fe-4S dicluster domain-containing protein → MKILRASRMDRCIGCHSCSLACARQVHKKLSWSMAGIRIKSSGGITTGFEARLCLACDPAPCVKACPTGAFSQRKGGGVIVKMKLCIQCGKCAPACPVDAVYLDEKTQPYVCIHCGRCVEFCPHDCLEMRQKQEHVRQGGGAND, encoded by the coding sequence ATGAAGATTTTGCGTGCATCACGCATGGACCGATGCATCGGCTGTCACTCCTGCTCTTTGGCCTGCGCTCGGCAGGTGCACAAGAAGCTCTCCTGGAGCATGGCCGGCATCCGGATCAAGTCCAGCGGCGGCATCACCACCGGCTTTGAAGCCCGGCTTTGTCTGGCCTGCGACCCGGCCCCCTGTGTCAAGGCCTGTCCCACCGGCGCTTTTTCCCAGCGCAAAGGCGGCGGAGTAATTGTAAAAATGAAGCTGTGCATTCAGTGCGGCAAATGCGCCCCAGCCTGTCCGGTGGACGCCGTCTATCTGGACGAGAAGACACAGCCATACGTGTGTATTCATTGCGGCCGATGCGTGGAGTTCTGCCCCCACGACTGTCTGGAAATGCGCCAAAAACAGGAACATGTCCGCCAGGGAGGTGGTGCCAATGACTGA
- a CDS encoding aldehyde ferredoxin oxidoreductase N-terminal domain-containing protein — protein sequence MTDTAFRICIVHLDRDKGEIISFGDKNVHIGGSGLAAALFETYGLPEEPWSHPDQPLIFAIGCLTGYFPLMSKVVCGFKSPHHDQYAESHAGGRLALAMRFAGYDAVVLRGRAEVPVAVHVGSKIIETKDANYLWGANALTTGRVIRRAFPGASGHRSILRIGPAGETLSAYACINVDTFRHFGRLGAGSVMGVKHVKALVISGDGDQELPGADTKAYAKLFKKVHDDMTDTEMMSKYHNLGTPGNVAPLNALKSLPIRNLTQTTDHEVDGISGETFAKDLLIRNTACAGCPVGCIHVGMLREQFQDEHRFQIRQVAYDYELIFALGSMLGVMNASECLALMDEVEKEGLDAMSTGVALAWATEAYQKGLLSKEQVEEELVFGNTAAYKEAIWCLGHAKNEFYKDLAKGVAHAAAKYGGEDFACVLGQEMAGYATGETFFASQSLSFRHSHLDTGAYGYDQKKHDKDPEKATRYFVEDERERVLLTSLVSCLFARGVYKKSLLAECLKVVGLPELAENMDKAADEMQRLRWRMRLATGYEPEKTTISKRFLEVETWAGKMDPEYLEALRRSYTKAIRELGAPLPAKEDEST from the coding sequence ATGACTGATACCGCGTTTCGTATCTGCATCGTCCACTTGGACCGGGACAAAGGCGAAATCATCTCCTTTGGCGACAAGAACGTCCACATCGGCGGCAGCGGTTTAGCCGCAGCTTTGTTTGAAACCTACGGTCTACCTGAAGAACCATGGTCTCACCCGGACCAGCCCTTGATCTTCGCCATCGGTTGCCTGACCGGCTATTTTCCGCTGATGTCCAAGGTGGTCTGCGGCTTCAAGTCGCCCCATCACGACCAGTACGCCGAATCCCACGCCGGTGGCCGTCTAGCCCTGGCCATGCGCTTCGCCGGATACGACGCCGTGGTGCTGCGCGGCCGGGCCGAGGTGCCCGTGGCCGTACATGTGGGCTCGAAGATCATCGAAACCAAGGACGCCAACTACCTCTGGGGCGCCAACGCCCTGACCACGGGCCGAGTGATCCGCAGGGCCTTTCCCGGGGCTTCCGGTCATCGCAGCATCTTACGCATCGGCCCGGCCGGGGAGACCTTGTCCGCCTACGCCTGCATCAACGTGGACACCTTCCGCCATTTCGGACGGCTGGGCGCGGGGTCGGTCATGGGAGTGAAGCACGTCAAGGCCCTGGTGATCTCCGGGGATGGCGACCAGGAATTGCCGGGCGCGGACACCAAGGCTTATGCCAAGCTGTTCAAAAAAGTCCACGACGACATGACCGATACGGAAATGATGAGCAAGTACCACAACCTGGGCACCCCCGGAAACGTGGCCCCGCTCAACGCGCTCAAGTCTCTGCCCATCCGCAACTTGACCCAGACCACGGACCATGAGGTGGACGGCATTTCCGGCGAAACCTTTGCCAAGGACCTGCTGATCCGCAACACCGCCTGTGCCGGTTGCCCGGTGGGTTGCATCCACGTGGGCATGCTCCGGGAGCAGTTCCAGGACGAACACCGCTTCCAGATTCGCCAAGTGGCCTACGACTATGAACTGATCTTCGCCCTGGGCTCAATGCTCGGCGTAATGAACGCGTCCGAGTGTCTGGCCCTGATGGATGAAGTGGAAAAGGAAGGACTGGATGCCATGAGCACCGGCGTGGCCCTGGCCTGGGCCACCGAGGCGTATCAGAAAGGACTTTTGAGTAAGGAACAGGTGGAGGAAGAATTGGTCTTCGGCAACACCGCGGCCTACAAGGAAGCCATCTGGTGCCTGGGCCATGCCAAGAACGAATTCTATAAGGATTTAGCCAAAGGCGTGGCCCACGCCGCGGCGAAATACGGCGGAGAGGACTTCGCCTGCGTCCTGGGCCAGGAAATGGCCGGGTACGCCACCGGAGAGACCTTTTTCGCCTCCCAGTCCCTGTCCTTCCGCCACTCTCACCTGGACACCGGAGCCTATGGCTATGACCAGAAAAAACACGACAAGGACCCGGAAAAAGCCACCCGCTATTTCGTGGAGGACGAACGGGAACGTGTCTTGTTAACCTCCCTGGTCTCCTGCCTCTTCGCCCGGGGGGTCTACAAAAAATCGCTTCTGGCCGAATGCTTGAAGGTCGTCGGCCTGCCCGAACTGGCCGAGAACATGGACAAAGCCGCCGATGAAATGCAGCGATTGCGCTGGCGGATGCGCTTGGCCACGGGATATGAGCCGGAAAAAACCACCATTTCGAAGCGATTCCTGGAAGTGGAAACCTGGGCCGGCAAAATGGACCCGGAATACCTGGAAGCCCTGCGCCGATCCTACACCAAAGCCATCCGGGAACTGGGCGCTCCACTCCCGGCCAAGGAAGATGAGTCGACGTAA